In Chitinivibrionales bacterium, the genomic window GCGAGCACATCGTTGAAATACTCCTGCCCGACGATTATCCGGAAACGCCGCCCGTGTGCTCGATGCTGTCGCCGATATTTCACCCCAACATCTCTGACGAGAGAATTGACATAAAAGAAGAATGGAACCCCGAGACCACGGTCGCCGACCTCGTGGTCAAGATCGGGCAGATGATCGTTTTCCAGCGGTATTCGGCGAAGGCCCCGCTCAACAAGGATGCCGCGCAATGGGCGGTGAACAACGGCAGGCTGCTGCCCCTGTCCGCCGTCGATTTCACCCGCACGGCCGAGGCGGCGCCGGCTCCCCCCGCGAAGGCGTCCGCGCCCGCCAGGCCGCAACAAGTTGCGGTTGTAAAGGAGCAGGGGGATGCGGAAACGATCGTGCTTGAAGGCGCATTGGCACCGCTGGCAAAAGACGCCGCGCCCCGCGAGGACGATACGGCGCAGCTTGCTCTGGAGGCGATAGCGTCCACGGTGGCGGCGGAAGCTGCGGCGGGGACGCGGCAGGTTTCCGCACCAAAACCCGTCCAGGCCCCGGCGGTTTCGCGGCCGGGCGTGACCGCCGAAAAAAAACCGGCCGCGCCGCGAGCGGCGCCGATTGCGCAGACCGCGGCGCCTGCGATGCCGGTGAAGCGGCCGCAGGAAAGACAACTTTTTAGAGGACCGGTAACCGAGCCTGAGCGTAAATTACTTGTTGAACGAATTGCGGCCGTTTTTAAAATCGAATGCATCTTCTGCGTGCGCTGCGGAAAAAGGCACGACGCAGAAACGGTTTTCTGTTCCCGCTGCGGCGCAAGGCTTTACAAGAGGGATCCGAAACGGATCACGAAAATGGCGCTCGCCGTCTGCGCGGTTGTCGCGCTGTTTCTTGCCGCAGAGGCCGGGATTCTCACGGTTCTGATAAACCTGTGAGCCGCTCCCGAACCCGTGTCGAAACTTGACCCACAACGGGAGAGCAGCTATTTTTCCTTAACAGGCCTACCATTTGACGGGTGGTGTTCCGCTATGCCGAATTTATTTCTTGTCCGTTATCCCGACGCGCC contains:
- a CDS encoding ubiquitin-conjugating enzyme E2; this encodes MMAQGLAAGKNGVTASVNTSPPRNPKSAELRLQRLLAEHELLKKFIATHLYIHIKEEFGFPPEKYHLVFRVDGLLQAGKSIEPKSEHIVEILLPDDYPETPPVCSMLSPIFHPNISDERIDIKEEWNPETTVADLVVKIGQMIVFQRYSAKAPLNKDAAQWAVNNGRLLPLSAVDFTRTAEAAPAPPAKASAPARPQQVAVVKEQGDAETIVLEGALAPLAKDAAPREDDTAQLALEAIASTVAAEAAAGTRQVSAPKPVQAPAVSRPGVTAEKKPAAPRAAPIAQTAAPAMPVKRPQERQLFRGPVTEPERKLLVERIAAVFKIECIFCVRCGKRHDAETVFCSRCGARLYKRDPKRITKMALAVCAVVALFLAAEAGILTVLINL